GTTCCGCATGCTGGTCGACCGGCAGGATGTCTTCGCCAGCAATGTCGAGCACCGCCGCATCGTCGAAGCGATACTTGCCGAAGACATGCGGGCGGCCGAAGCCGCGATGCGGGACCATGTCGCCGCCTCGCGGACATTGATCCAGAGACTGTCCGACGATCATTTCGCGCCGGCCTGAGCGGTTCTCCGCAAGGCAGCTTGCACTTTTCATGATTGTTGGACAATATTGTTGGACAATGTGAGGAGCCCGTTCGATGAAGCCGACCGCCAGCTACCAGCCGATCCCCTTGCCTGACTATCGCGAGCTTCCGCTCGAAACCATGCGCGCCAACGCCGAAGCCTTCTACGCGGAACTGCGCGCCCGCCACACGGTGCGGGAGTTTTCGACCCGGCCGGTGCCGCGCGACATCATCGAAACCTGCATCCTGGCGGCGGGTACCGCGCCCAACGGCGCCAACCACCAGCCCTGGCATTTCGCGGTCATCAGCGACGCTTCGATCAAGAAGCGCATTCGCGAAGCAGCCGAGATAGAGGAGAAGGCTTTCTACGAGGGCAGGGCCGGCGAGGAGTGGCTGGCTGCGCTGGCGCCGCTCGGCACCGATGCCGACAAGCCGTTCCTGGAAGAGGCGCCCTGGCTGATCTGCATCTTCGGCGAGCGTCGCAGCCGCTCCGCCGACGGTGTCATGCGCAAGAACTACTACGTGCCGGAATCGGTCTCGATCGCCACCGGTTTCCTGATCACTGCCATTCATCGCGCCGGACTTGTCGCGCTGACCCATACGCCGAACCCGATGAGCTTCCTGAACGAGATCTGTGGCCGCGACCCGCACGACAAGCCCTATATCCTGATGGTCGTCGGCTACCCGAAAGAGGGAGCCACCATCCCGACCCACGCGATCGAGAAGAAGCCGCTGTCGGAAATCGCGACATTCATCTGAGCCTCGGCGCTTCGCGGCTGGAAGGTCGTTTTCCGGCCGCTGCATCTTCCCGCCGGCGGTTTTGGGCTGCATGCTTGCGGCCCATCAACCGGATGTGGAGGCCGCATTGTCCCTGACCAACCAGGACCTCATCGAACTCACGGCCTGGCGGCGCCGGCTGCATCAATATCCGGAAATCTCCAACGAGGAGGAAGCGACCGCTCGCGCGGTGGTGACCTTCCTCGACGACACCAAGCCGGACGAGGTGCTGACCGGTCTTGGCGGTCACGGTGTCGCCGTGATCTACGACAGTGGCAGACCCGGCCCGACCGTGCTGTTCCGGTCCGAACTCGACGCGCTGCCGATCGAGGAATTGTCGGGCGTGCCGCATTCCTCGCTGGTTCCAGGCAAGTCGCATATGTGCGGCCATGACGGGCACACCACCATTCTGGCCGCACTTGGCCGGCAGTTCGGGCGCAAGCGCCCGGCAAAGGGGCGTGCGGTGCTGATGTTCCAGCCGGCGGAGGAGACTGGCGATGGTGCCGCCGGCGTGGTGGCCGATCGGCGTTTCGGCGAGATCGCGCCGGATTTCTCGTTCTCGCTGCACAATTTGCCAGGCATCCCGTTTGGCGAGGTCAGGCTGAAAGCGGGCGTCGTCAATTGCGCCTCGCGCGGCATGCGCATCGTGCTGGAAGGCAAGACGGCGCACTCGTCCATGCCGGAAACCGGGACTTCGCCGATGCTGGCGGTGAGCCAACTGATGCCGGCGCTGGCGAAGCTCGGCGGCGGCGCTTTCACCGACGACGATTTCGGCATGGTCACCGTTACCCATGCCGCGATGGGCGAGGCTGTGTTCGGTGTCGCGCCGGGCCGTGCGGAAGTGTGGGCGACCTTGCGTACGCGGCTCGACGAGCGCATGGCGGGGCTATGCGCCGCGGCCGAGGCGCTTGCTGGTCGTATTGCCGGCGAGCAGGGGCTGACGTTCAAGGTCGATTATCACGAGATCTTCGTCGCCAGCATGAATGCGCCTTCGGCGGTCGAGCATCTGCGTACCGCGCTCGACCAGGAGGGCGTCAAACACAGCGAGGAGAGCCTGCCGATGCGGGCTTCGGAGGATTTCGGCATCTTCGGGCGCAGCGCCCCTTCGGCGATGCTTTTCCTGGGCGCCGGCGAACGGCATCCGGCACTGCACAATCCCGATTACGATTTCCCCGACGATCTTATTCCGATCGGCACCAGGGTTTTCATGCGCACCGCGCGCAATCTGCTGGGATAGGCGGATGCGTGGCTGCGGCTTATACGTTACTCCGCCGCACCCATAAAAGCGCTGGCGCCCGTCTCGAATTGCAGCTTGGCGAGCTTGGCGTAGATGCCGCCCTTGGCGACAAGGCTCTTGTGGGTGCCTTCCTCGACGATGCGGCCATTGTCCATGACGAGGATGCGATCGGCCTTCAGCACCGTCGCCAGCCGGTGGGCGATGACCAGCGTGGTACGGCCGCGCATCAGGTGTTCGAGCGCCTCCTGCACCAGGGTCTCGCTTTCGGCGTCGAGTGCCGAGGTCGCCTCGTCCAGCAGCAGGATCGGCGCGTCGCGTAGGATGGCGCGGGCGATCGCCATGCGCTGGCGTTGCCCGCCGGAAAGGGTGACGCCGCGTTCGCCGACAGGCGTGTCGTAGCCATTCTGTAATTTGAGGATGAATTCATCGGCGAGTGCCGCCTTGGCCGCCGCCTCGATCTCGGCGTTCGAAGCACCGGGCCGCCCGAAGGCGATGTTGTCGCGCGCGCTGGCGGCGAAGATGGTGACATCCTGCGGCACGATGGCGATGCGCTGACGCACGGCCAGCGGATCGGCTTCGGTGAGATCGAGGCCATCGATCTTCACGGTGCCGGTTTCAGGGTCGTAGAAACGCAGGATCAGCGAAAACACCGTGCTCTTGCCGGCTCCGGACGGGCCGACGATGGCGACCGTCTCGCCAGGCTTCACCTTGAAGGCAAGGCCGTGCACGGCGGCACGGTCCGGCCTTGCCGGATAGGAGAAGGAGACATTGTCGAACTCGATTGCGCCCTTGGTCGTCGTCGGCAGCGGCTTCGGCCGTGCCGGCGCCTCGATGCCCGGCTTCTCGGCCAGGATCTCGGTCAGCCGTTCGGCGGCGCCGGCGGCCTGTGACAGTTCGCCCCAGACTTCCGAGAGCGCGCCGAGCGCGCCGGCGGCGAACACCGAATAGAGCAGGAACTGGCCGAGCGTGCCGGGCGACAGCGTACCCGACAGCACGTCGCGCGAGCCGAACCACAAAACGGCGACGACCGAGGAAAACACCATGAAGATGGCGAAGAAGGTGAGCAGGGCGCGGGCAAGCACCGAGGCGCGGGCGGCGGCGAAGGCGCCTTCGACGGCGGCGGCGAAACGGTTGGTGACCAGGCCTTCATTGGTGAAGGCCTGCAGCGTGCGCACGGCGCCGATCTGCTCGCTTGCATAGGCGGTGGCGTTTGCCAGCGTGTCCTGCGCCTGCCTGGACCGGCGGCGCACCGAGCGGCCGAAGGCGACCAATGGCAGCACGATGATGGGAATGGCGGCAATGACGAGGCCGGAGAGTTTCGGGCTGGTCACCACCATCATCGCCAGCGCTCCGAGGCCGAGGATGACGTTGCGCAGCGCCACGGAAGCGGTGGCGCCGACAGCGGATTTCACCTGCGTGGTGTCTGCGGCAAGTCGAGAAATAATCTCGCCCGACTGCGCCGTGTCGAAGAAGGCGGGCGACAGCGTGGTGACATGGGAAAAGACGTCGCGGCGGATATCGGCGACAACCCGTTCGCCCAGCGTAATGACGAAGTAGTAGCGGCCGGCGGAAGCCAGCGCGAGCACGGCCGCCATGATCATCAGCATGCCGAAGTAGCTGGCGATGAAGACGGAATCGGAGGTGGAAAAGCCGTTGTCGATCATGCGGCGCACGGCCAGCGGCAGCGCCAGCGTCGTCACGGCGGCCAGGGTCAGCGAGATGCCTGCACCCACGACCAGACCGCGATAGCGGGCGATGTAGGGGAATACGCGCTGAAGCGGCTTGAGCGAGCGTCTGCGCTCGTCTGCGCTGAGAGGGTCCGCCATCGTCCGGGTTCCTGTCCGAATTGGCTCCGGCGCGGCCTTGTGATTCAATTTCGCCTGTTGTATAGGCACGCCGACCGTTTTTGAAGCCGTGGCTCCTCAATAGCTGCGGCTTCGAGTTTTAAAAAGGGGCGCATCGCCGCAGGGCCGCCGTCCCACCTAGCCAGGACAAGAGCGATGAAGGCTGACATCCATCCCGACTACCACACCATCAAGGTCGTCATGACCAATGGCACCGAGTACCAGACCCGTTCGACTTGGGGCAAGGAAGGCGACACGATGAACCTCGACATCGATCCCTCCACGCATCCGGCCTGGACCGGCGGCCAGCAGACCCTGCTCGATCGCGGCGGCCGTCTGTCGAAGTTCAAGAACAAGTTCGCCAATCTCGGCATCTAAGCCGGACGCGACAGCGAACACAAAAAACCCGCCTTCGAGGCGGGTTTTTTATTGCCGAAAGATGCCCGGCAAGCTCCTCCACCTTGTTATCCCGTGCGGTACTCGACATTCGGACAGCTTCGAGTTGCATCGTATCACGAAGTGTCCGATCTTCCTGCCGGGGGCAGGGAGGACATGTGACGGACACCGCTCTCCATTTCGACGACGCCCGGCGTCGGATCAAGGCCATCTTCATCGGTTCGATCGGTAATCTGGTCGAATGGTATGACTTCTATGCCTATACGGCCTTCGCGCTTTATTTCGCGCCGGCCTTCTTCCCGTCGGAAGATCCCGTCGTCCAGCAATTGAATGCGGCGACATTGTTTGCCGCCGGCTTCATCGTGCGGCCTGTCGGCGGCTGGTTTTTTGGCCACCTCGCCGACCGCTACGGGCGCCGGCTGTCATTGACCATTTCGGTGCTGATGATGTGTTTCGGCTCGCTCATCATCGCGTTTACGCCGACCTATGCCACGATCGGTTTTGCCGCGCCTGTGCTGCTTGCGCTCGCCCGCGTTATCGAAGGTCTCAGCCTCGGCGGCGAATACGGCGCCAGCGCCACCTATCTCAGCGAGGTCGCCGATCCCAACCATCGCGGCTTCTATTCCAGCTTCCAGTATGTGACGCTGATCGGCGGGCAGCTCTGCGCCATCCTGGTGCTGCTGCTTCTTCAGAACGTGTTCCTGACGCATGAGCAGCTGGTTGCCTGGGGCTGGCGCATTCCCTTCGTCATCGGCGCGCTGCTGGCCATCGTCTCGGCAA
The genomic region above belongs to Mesorhizobium terrae and contains:
- the rpmE gene encoding 50S ribosomal protein L31; translation: MKADIHPDYHTIKVVMTNGTEYQTRSTWGKEGDTMNLDIDPSTHPAWTGGQQTLLDRGGRLSKFKNKFANLGI
- a CDS encoding ABC transporter transmembrane domain-containing protein, with the protein product MADPLSADERRRSLKPLQRVFPYIARYRGLVVGAGISLTLAAVTTLALPLAVRRMIDNGFSTSDSVFIASYFGMLMIMAAVLALASAGRYYFVITLGERVVADIRRDVFSHVTTLSPAFFDTAQSGEIISRLAADTTQVKSAVGATASVALRNVILGLGALAMMVVTSPKLSGLVIAAIPIIVLPLVAFGRSVRRRSRQAQDTLANATAYASEQIGAVRTLQAFTNEGLVTNRFAAAVEGAFAAARASVLARALLTFFAIFMVFSSVVAVLWFGSRDVLSGTLSPGTLGQFLLYSVFAAGALGALSEVWGELSQAAGAAERLTEILAEKPGIEAPARPKPLPTTTKGAIEFDNVSFSYPARPDRAAVHGLAFKVKPGETVAIVGPSGAGKSTVFSLILRFYDPETGTVKIDGLDLTEADPLAVRQRIAIVPQDVTIFAASARDNIAFGRPGASNAEIEAAAKAALADEFILKLQNGYDTPVGERGVTLSGGQRQRMAIARAILRDAPILLLDEATSALDAESETLVQEALEHLMRGRTTLVIAHRLATVLKADRILVMDNGRIVEEGTHKSLVAKGGIYAKLAKLQFETGASAFMGAAE
- a CDS encoding nitroreductase family protein: MKPTASYQPIPLPDYRELPLETMRANAEAFYAELRARHTVREFSTRPVPRDIIETCILAAGTAPNGANHQPWHFAVISDASIKKRIREAAEIEEKAFYEGRAGEEWLAALAPLGTDADKPFLEEAPWLICIFGERRSRSADGVMRKNYYVPESVSIATGFLITAIHRAGLVALTHTPNPMSFLNEICGRDPHDKPYILMVVGYPKEGATIPTHAIEKKPLSEIATFI
- a CDS encoding amidohydrolase, which codes for MSLTNQDLIELTAWRRRLHQYPEISNEEEATARAVVTFLDDTKPDEVLTGLGGHGVAVIYDSGRPGPTVLFRSELDALPIEELSGVPHSSLVPGKSHMCGHDGHTTILAALGRQFGRKRPAKGRAVLMFQPAEETGDGAAGVVADRRFGEIAPDFSFSLHNLPGIPFGEVRLKAGVVNCASRGMRIVLEGKTAHSSMPETGTSPMLAVSQLMPALAKLGGGAFTDDDFGMVTVTHAAMGEAVFGVAPGRAEVWATLRTRLDERMAGLCAAAEALAGRIAGEQGLTFKVDYHEIFVASMNAPSAVEHLRTALDQEGVKHSEESLPMRASEDFGIFGRSAPSAMLFLGAGERHPALHNPDYDFPDDLIPIGTRVFMRTARNLLG